One window of the Novipirellula caenicola genome contains the following:
- a CDS encoding enolase C-terminal domain-like protein has protein sequence MSNRSIQITSANVFDLRVPTSDQLLGSDPFHLQPDYSSAVLHLETDSGLRGVSIVFTVGAGTDWICHGIRDLCQLLIGTTLDEFAESPITLYRRLIDHHQLRWLHDGVFRMAAGAVINAMWDLWAKSLEKPLWKLMVDLEPEFVVQCIDWRNLRDALTEQEALALLQNARRRVADRETELRERGPKAYCTAGWLGLSDAEIVATIDKLRAQGFDSFKLKVGRDLDHDVKRIAFLRSVVGPECNLMVDANQYWGVPEAKRHLEQYRDFDLKWVEEPIARDDVLGYVDLAETFADASFGFACGEHAASPVIFKQLLKSKAIKYCQIDATRVAGVNDVMAIILMAAKFGIPVCPHGGGIALCNMIQHYSVWDQIAVSGTSETQLVEYIDFLQEAVEHPVRTRNGHYVTPTAAGWGLEFVPAFIDEYCFPDGTAWRDRSHLRKGAAFEAIPPQSPR, from the coding sequence ATGTCCAATCGCAGCATCCAAATTACCTCGGCAAACGTTTTCGATCTTCGCGTTCCGACATCCGACCAATTGTTAGGGTCCGATCCGTTTCATCTTCAGCCCGACTACTCGTCAGCGGTCTTGCACCTGGAAACCGACTCGGGATTGCGAGGCGTTTCGATTGTGTTCACCGTCGGCGCGGGCACCGACTGGATTTGTCACGGCATTCGAGACCTTTGCCAACTCTTGATCGGAACGACGCTCGACGAATTTGCAGAATCTCCGATCACCTTGTATCGCCGTTTGATCGACCACCATCAATTGCGCTGGCTGCACGACGGTGTGTTCCGCATGGCCGCCGGCGCCGTGATCAATGCAATGTGGGACCTGTGGGCCAAGTCGCTTGAGAAGCCGCTTTGGAAATTGATGGTGGATTTGGAACCTGAATTTGTCGTTCAGTGCATCGATTGGCGGAACCTTCGCGATGCGTTAACCGAACAAGAAGCGTTGGCTCTCTTGCAAAACGCTCGCCGCCGCGTCGCCGACCGAGAAACTGAATTGCGAGAGCGAGGTCCCAAGGCGTACTGTACCGCAGGATGGCTGGGACTGAGCGACGCAGAGATTGTGGCCACCATCGACAAGTTACGCGCGCAAGGGTTTGATTCGTTCAAATTGAAAGTCGGTCGCGACCTGGACCATGACGTCAAACGAATTGCGTTTCTTCGCAGCGTTGTCGGCCCTGAGTGCAATTTAATGGTCGATGCCAACCAATACTGGGGCGTCCCGGAAGCGAAGCGACATTTGGAACAATACCGTGATTTTGATTTGAAGTGGGTCGAAGAACCGATCGCGCGAGACGATGTATTGGGCTACGTCGATCTCGCTGAAACCTTCGCCGATGCAAGTTTTGGTTTCGCTTGTGGCGAACACGCCGCGTCGCCGGTGATTTTCAAACAACTGCTAAAAAGCAAGGCGATCAAATACTGCCAGATCGATGCCACTCGCGTCGCCGGAGTGAACGATGTGATGGCGATCATCTTGATGGCAGCCAAATTCGGTATCCCGGTTTGTCCCCACGGAGGCGGCATTGCGTTGTGCAACATGATCCAGCATTACAGTGTTTGGGACCAAATCGCCGTCTCGGGAACATCGGAAACCCAGTTGGTGGAATACATCGACTTTCTGCAGGAAGCGGTCGAGCATCCGGTTCGCACTCGCAACGGACACTACGTCACGCCCACCGCTGCGGGATGGGGGCTGGAATTTGTACCTGCGTTTATCGATGAGTACTGTTTTCCAGACGGAACGGCATGGCGAGACCGCAGTCATCTGCGAAAAGGAGCGGCCTTTGAAGCCATCCCGCCGCAATCGCCCCGGTAG
- a CDS encoding serine hydrolase domain-containing protein — translation MIRSILCMIALLTIGHECLQAQTADVATKKLPTADAADVGMSADTLAKVDEAMQESIDDNRIPGGIVMIARHGKIVMHQAYGKMDLEADKPMKPDTIVRIYSMSKAITTAAALMLYEDGKLDINDPVSKYLPELKNVQVASDGETHPATQTMTIADLMRHTAGYTYGRSGNSLHDEAFKELDMLQRDDSLETMQTKLAKLPLVFEPGTDWQYGISIDVLGRVVEVVSGDSLGDFLRNRIFDPLGMKDTGFFVPADKVNRFAANYNTDGKGELTLGDAPAESPYLKAPAFESGGGGLVSTAEDYMRFLLMIAGGGEFDGTRLLKPETVAMMTTNQVPESVGWIKFGKEVRGGVGFGFGFSVRESMSDWDPDGRVGEYGWGGAASTHYWVSPKDELVVITLEQIMPYQWLTEFKLKGLIYDAILE, via the coding sequence ATGATTCGCTCGATCCTTTGCATGATTGCCCTATTGACCATCGGCCACGAATGCTTGCAGGCGCAAACCGCAGATGTCGCAACGAAGAAGTTACCCACTGCGGACGCGGCGGACGTTGGCATGTCGGCCGACACGCTCGCCAAAGTGGACGAGGCGATGCAGGAATCGATTGACGATAACCGCATCCCCGGCGGGATCGTGATGATCGCCCGTCACGGCAAAATCGTGATGCATCAAGCCTATGGCAAAATGGATCTCGAAGCCGACAAGCCAATGAAGCCCGATACGATCGTGCGAATCTATTCGATGAGCAAAGCGATCACGACCGCGGCGGCACTGATGCTGTACGAAGATGGAAAACTGGATATCAACGATCCCGTTTCAAAATATCTACCTGAACTTAAAAACGTGCAAGTTGCCTCGGACGGCGAAACGCATCCGGCCACACAGACGATGACGATCGCTGATCTGATGCGGCATACCGCGGGCTACACGTACGGCCGATCGGGGAACTCGCTTCATGACGAAGCATTCAAGGAACTCGACATGCTGCAGCGAGACGACTCGCTCGAAACGATGCAAACCAAACTCGCTAAATTGCCATTGGTGTTTGAACCGGGGACCGATTGGCAATACGGCATCTCGATCGATGTGCTTGGCCGTGTCGTCGAAGTCGTCTCGGGTGACTCGCTTGGCGATTTTCTTCGCAATCGAATCTTCGATCCGCTTGGGATGAAGGATACCGGCTTCTTTGTTCCCGCCGACAAAGTGAACCGTTTTGCCGCAAACTACAACACCGACGGCAAAGGCGAATTGACGCTCGGCGATGCGCCGGCCGAAAGCCCTTATTTAAAAGCCCCTGCGTTTGAATCGGGTGGCGGCGGTCTGGTCTCTACCGCCGAGGACTACATGCGTTTTTTGCTGATGATCGCGGGGGGTGGCGAATTCGACGGCACCCGTTTGCTGAAGCCTGAAACGGTCGCGATGATGACGACCAACCAAGTCCCCGAAAGCGTCGGCTGGATCAAGTTTGGCAAGGAGGTTCGCGGCGGAGTCGGCTTTGGATTTGGGTTCTCAGTGCGTGAATCGATGAGCGATTGGGATCCCGATGGCCGTGTCGGCGAATACGGGTGGGGCGGTGCCGCCAGCACGCATTACTGGGTGTCCCCAAAAGACGAATTGGTGGTCATCACGCTTGAACAGATCATGCCGTACCAATGGCTGACCGAATTCAAGCTAAAAGGCCTGATCTACGACGCGATTCTCGAGTAG
- a CDS encoding DUF7133 domain-containing protein, which yields MNSLRFLSVIAASLCFVATARPSFADAPALKPLRALLIAGGCCHDYANQQEALCKGIQSRANIQVDVYWTDNSTTAPVLPIYENPNWAKRYDVIIHDECAADIKDQAIVDRIVQTHQTIPAVHLHCAMHSFRTGSDAWFEHLGLQSSGHGPQEPIEIQFVDTKHPITETLSDWTTIKEELYNNVKLFGAHPLAIGKQAVGSGDNARVDQAVVAWTNEMQGARSFSTTIGHNTETVEDPRYLELVTRGVLWACGKLSPEYLQPFAGENKVTFIDKEKFKAPLSISLGDMPDDATLVKAKSSSTQTSQDAYLAVDGNKETRWCADGASYPQWLQLELDKPHVVREIEITWEFPDRTYQYKVEGSIDGKSWSMLLDQSSASTAINEPQALTTHSPTKFIRITGISSSGGWCSIREVKLSGEGIGPLWPADAEKKAFVPLSPDPYAKQGNVYPTIQTLTADQEATLLADVKVPDGFEATLFAAPPAVNYPVFVAADVDGTLYVSSDGNGSLGRNPRRGRVIRLRDLDNDGRADETKVFCEVDAPRGLVWDHDRLYLMHPPHLSAFIDHDGDGEADEQKILVKNLAFDYGKRPADHTTNGVSLGVDGWLYIAGGDFGFINAEGTDGRRLTHRGGGVIRVRPDGTGLEIHSTGTRNILEVAISPEMEMFARDNTNDGGGWDVRLHHFTGTDDHGYPRLYKNFSEECVQPLADYGGGSGCGAVYIDEPGFGEWNHAPFTADWGTGALYRHTVAPKGASYEETKSPEPFIRMTRPTDADVDGNSRVYCASWRGATFDWNGPNVGYIVCVKPKAFSPTPLPKFESLRDDQLVEVMNSPSARRRMEAERELMRRGNAVHRQLLRRGLAKRNEQRTLVESLQGDTTDPDSIARCIAALRSDDPVIVHVAIRSLAKRNAYDACFAALDDQSVSAQPVLRSLAMMHHPTVVAGLIQRIAKETAPDRREAILEALCRLHFQEGQWNGDSWGTRPDTRGPYYQPTPWSETDKIAAVLKQTLREASGDAAAKLITLMNRNRIESSDSLTRLVQLAKQDSKLIGQLVTQLTAENTVPRDAVHVLVAAANRSDLSAATLADIVNLLSTVDDRDSAVSMIAALATLQQHAESKKQNAKELVRARNALINAPWLDTQTSTLVNLASSSDSADALWAEAAIIAVASRSNASPENRELAKQTIDNAWQDANRRVRLMQAAAAIENHFLDAEILAARSDADTSIANTAKSIVKQMQIAEIAQDDSAMISSLTTSEAAEQAVAMEGNLAIGKQIFTKANCVACHTISEDEVQKGPFLGNIAKTYKRPDLATAILEPSKTIAQGFVTNSILTLDGVVLTGFVTNEQSDRVTIRDQQGKETMILKDDIEVRQTSPISVMPEGVMKDYTTHELASLLDYLESLAAANAKQ from the coding sequence ATGAACTCACTCCGTTTTCTATCGGTGATCGCCGCGTCACTCTGTTTCGTAGCGACTGCAAGGCCAAGCTTTGCCGACGCCCCTGCCCTCAAGCCGCTTCGAGCGTTATTGATCGCCGGCGGTTGTTGCCACGATTACGCCAACCAGCAAGAGGCGTTGTGCAAGGGAATTCAGTCGCGGGCCAATATCCAGGTCGATGTCTATTGGACCGACAATTCGACCACCGCCCCCGTGTTGCCGATCTATGAAAATCCAAACTGGGCCAAACGCTACGACGTGATCATTCACGACGAGTGTGCGGCGGACATCAAAGATCAAGCAATTGTCGACCGGATCGTGCAAACGCATCAGACGATTCCCGCCGTGCACCTGCACTGTGCCATGCATAGCTTTCGCACCGGAAGCGACGCGTGGTTCGAACATCTCGGTTTGCAATCGAGTGGGCATGGACCGCAAGAACCGATCGAGATTCAGTTCGTCGACACCAAACATCCGATCACCGAAACGCTAAGCGATTGGACGACGATCAAAGAAGAGCTCTACAACAACGTCAAACTGTTCGGGGCTCATCCCTTGGCCATCGGCAAACAAGCCGTTGGCAGTGGGGACAACGCACGTGTCGACCAAGCGGTTGTGGCGTGGACCAATGAAATGCAAGGAGCTCGCAGTTTTAGCACCACGATTGGTCACAATACGGAAACGGTTGAGGATCCACGCTACTTGGAATTAGTCACGCGAGGAGTGTTATGGGCGTGTGGAAAATTGTCGCCAGAGTATCTGCAACCGTTCGCTGGCGAAAACAAAGTCACGTTCATCGACAAAGAAAAATTCAAGGCACCACTCTCAATCAGCCTAGGCGACATGCCCGACGACGCGACACTGGTGAAAGCCAAGTCATCATCCACCCAAACCTCGCAAGACGCCTACCTCGCGGTGGACGGCAACAAGGAAACGCGTTGGTGTGCCGATGGAGCGAGCTATCCTCAGTGGTTGCAACTTGAACTGGACAAGCCGCACGTGGTTCGCGAGATTGAAATCACATGGGAGTTCCCCGACCGAACGTATCAATACAAAGTCGAAGGCTCGATTGACGGCAAATCGTGGTCAATGCTTTTGGACCAATCCAGTGCATCCACCGCGATCAACGAACCTCAGGCATTGACCACCCATTCCCCAACGAAGTTCATCCGCATCACCGGTATTTCAAGCAGTGGCGGCTGGTGCAGCATTCGCGAGGTCAAATTGAGCGGCGAGGGCATTGGCCCGTTGTGGCCGGCCGACGCAGAGAAGAAAGCGTTTGTTCCGCTCAGCCCCGATCCGTATGCGAAACAAGGCAATGTCTATCCGACGATTCAAACGTTGACAGCGGACCAAGAAGCGACGCTGTTAGCAGACGTCAAAGTGCCCGACGGTTTCGAGGCGACGCTATTCGCCGCTCCTCCGGCAGTGAATTATCCCGTCTTTGTCGCAGCCGACGTTGATGGAACCTTGTACGTCAGCTCGGACGGCAACGGCTCGCTCGGCCGCAATCCACGCCGAGGCCGCGTGATCCGGTTGCGTGACCTCGACAACGACGGCCGCGCCGATGAGACGAAAGTGTTTTGCGAAGTCGATGCGCCGCGTGGCTTGGTGTGGGACCACGACCGATTGTACTTGATGCACCCGCCGCACCTCAGTGCGTTCATTGACCACGATGGCGACGGCGAAGCGGACGAGCAAAAGATACTTGTTAAAAACTTGGCCTTTGATTATGGCAAACGGCCCGCCGACCACACCACCAACGGTGTCAGTCTCGGGGTGGATGGATGGCTTTACATTGCCGGCGGCGACTTTGGCTTTATCAACGCCGAGGGCACCGATGGCCGGCGGCTGACGCATCGTGGCGGCGGAGTGATCCGCGTGCGTCCCGATGGAACGGGACTGGAAATCCATTCGACCGGAACCCGCAATATCCTGGAGGTGGCGATCAGTCCCGAAATGGAAATGTTCGCCCGCGACAACACCAACGATGGTGGCGGATGGGACGTTCGTCTACATCACTTCACCGGCACTGACGACCACGGCTACCCGCGGCTGTACAAAAACTTTTCCGAAGAGTGTGTTCAGCCGTTGGCCGATTACGGCGGCGGTTCCGGGTGCGGCGCGGTTTACATCGACGAGCCCGGCTTTGGTGAATGGAACCACGCTCCGTTTACCGCGGATTGGGGCACCGGAGCGTTGTACCGACATACCGTCGCCCCCAAGGGAGCCAGTTACGAAGAAACCAAATCGCCCGAGCCGTTCATCCGCATGACACGTCCCACCGATGCCGACGTCGACGGCAACAGTCGGGTGTATTGTGCCAGTTGGCGAGGAGCGACGTTTGATTGGAACGGTCCCAATGTGGGCTACATTGTTTGCGTCAAACCCAAAGCGTTCAGCCCCACGCCGTTGCCAAAATTTGAAAGCCTAAGAGACGACCAGCTTGTTGAGGTGATGAATTCGCCGAGTGCACGCCGGCGAATGGAAGCGGAGCGTGAATTAATGCGACGTGGAAACGCGGTGCATCGCCAACTGCTACGGCGTGGATTGGCAAAACGAAATGAACAACGCACGCTCGTCGAATCGCTGCAAGGCGACACAACCGACCCGGATTCGATCGCTCGCTGTATCGCGGCGCTCCGCAGCGATGATCCGGTAATCGTCCATGTGGCGATTCGCAGTTTGGCAAAACGCAACGCGTATGATGCGTGCTTTGCGGCGCTGGACGACCAATCGGTTTCTGCGCAACCTGTGCTTCGCAGTTTGGCGATGATGCACCACCCGACGGTGGTCGCGGGACTGATCCAACGGATCGCTAAGGAAACCGCCCCTGATCGACGCGAAGCGATTTTGGAAGCCCTTTGCCGACTGCACTTTCAAGAGGGCCAGTGGAACGGCGACTCGTGGGGCACGCGCCCTGATACGCGAGGCCCTTATTACCAGCCGACCCCTTGGAGCGAAACCGACAAGATCGCGGCGGTGCTGAAGCAAACGCTTCGCGAGGCTTCGGGAGACGCCGCCGCGAAGCTGATCACATTGATGAATCGCAACCGCATTGAATCGAGTGATTCACTCACTCGCTTGGTTCAACTGGCCAAACAGGACTCAAAGTTAATTGGCCAATTGGTCACGCAACTTACCGCCGAGAACACGGTGCCTCGTGACGCGGTCCACGTACTCGTCGCGGCCGCCAACCGCAGCGACTTGTCGGCCGCCACCTTGGCGGACATCGTGAACCTGCTAAGCACTGTGGATGATCGCGATTCGGCCGTGTCGATGATCGCTGCACTTGCCACACTGCAGCAGCATGCCGAATCAAAAAAACAAAATGCCAAAGAACTCGTGCGAGCTCGCAACGCGTTGATCAATGCACCGTGGCTCGATACGCAAACATCGACCTTGGTCAACCTTGCATCGTCGTCAGATTCAGCCGACGCATTGTGGGCCGAAGCCGCAATCATCGCCGTGGCGTCTCGATCAAACGCGAGCCCCGAAAATCGCGAACTGGCCAAACAAACGATTGACAATGCATGGCAAGACGCGAACCGCCGGGTGCGGTTGATGCAAGCGGCGGCAGCCATCGAGAACCATTTTCTCGATGCAGAAATCCTTGCCGCACGATCCGACGCCGATACATCGATCGCGAACACGGCCAAATCGATCGTAAAACAGATGCAGATCGCCGAGATCGCCCAGGATGATTCGGCAATGATCAGCTCATTGACCACAAGCGAAGCAGCTGAGCAGGCGGTCGCGATGGAAGGGAATCTTGCCATTGGCAAGCAAATCTTCACCAAAGCCAACTGTGTGGCATGCCACACCATCAGCGAAGACGAGGTGCAAAAAGGGCCATTCTTGGGCAACATTGCCAAGACCTACAAGCGTCCTGATTTGGCAACCGCGATTTTAGAACCAAGCAAAACAATCGCTCAAGGTTTTGTCACCAATTCGATTTTGACACTCGATGGCGTGGTCTTGACCGGGTTCGTCACGAACGAACAAAGCGACCGCGTGACGATCCGAGACCAGCAGGGCAAAGAG
- a CDS encoding PSD1 and planctomycete cytochrome C domain-containing protein, with the protein MIPPRFPTSLLLLSVSLLIAPRVCAADTPVRFSRDVLPILSDRCFHCHGPDEEHREADLRLDRRESAVDEIGAIVPMQPDESELLSRIITDDEDRLMPPPQSHRKPLSQSEIEILRRWIAEGAEWGSHWAFEKPVRPEVPKSEANAIDFFIRKRLQQNNLRPSVQADRRTLIRRVTLDLTGLPPTPEQVEAFVADDSPAAYENLVDRLLQSPHYGERMAWPWLDAARYADTSGYQGDPVRSMWPWRDWVVNALNDNMPFDEFTIQQIAGDLLPNRTPEQQLASGFNRNHMHNGEGGRIAEETRVDNVFDRTETTGTVWLGLTLQCARCHDHKFDPTSNVDYFAFTDFFNQTSEEGRIVGGLAVPPAMDYVPAETRSELEQQQRRIDQLTAQLLEPSHQADAAQVAWELPWNEASLTKDSPQWHPLDATQSRSTGGATITKRDDFSLHVTGERPEKDVYEITFAPRMDRISGIRLDALVDPTSPGKGTGRDENGNFVLSEIEVATRPADLADAKGTPIKLARAKADFSQSGLPVSEAIDGKSGKDNGWSVSGHTKKEPRWAEFFFDQPVKLGDTTVLSITLRFESQHTHHTLARFRLSATDIKQPEGDDAKVAEILLKNPSQRSDADRAALREHFRMYHWEPTNEIARKLTAARRQLSQLQSKSKPVPVMVMDTREKPRETFVLVKGIYNDVTDHKVVANVPSMLPPLPEKADGTPPTRLDLARWIVSPENPLTARVTVNRYWQTFFGRGIVSTMDDFGLQGTQPTHPDLLDWLAVEFVESGWDVKKMHRLIVTSDTYRQSAQVTSELLEQDPENILLSRAPRYRMPSWMIRDHALAASGLLNPTRGGPPVKPYQPDGIWAEATFGKIRYQADTGEKLYRRSLYTFWRRIVGPTVFFDSAKRQTCEVKMNLTNTPLHALTTLNDVTYVEAARVLAERIINEHERKSDRMTAAFVKLTSRPPTSAELELLTKRVDAYVDEFRKTPDKAAELLAIGDKPRDTSLDPAEHAAYTTLCNTLMNLDEVLVKL; encoded by the coding sequence ATGATCCCACCACGCTTTCCCACCTCATTGCTACTGTTGTCCGTTTCCTTGTTAATCGCTCCTCGTGTCTGCGCTGCGGACACCCCGGTGCGGTTTAGCAGGGACGTGTTGCCAATTTTGTCGGACCGCTGTTTTCATTGCCACGGCCCTGACGAAGAACACCGCGAAGCCGATCTCAGATTGGACCGTCGTGAATCGGCTGTCGATGAGATTGGGGCGATCGTGCCGATGCAGCCTGATGAAAGCGAGTTGCTTTCGCGGATCATCACTGACGACGAAGATAGGTTGATGCCACCGCCGCAGTCGCATCGTAAACCGCTGAGCCAATCGGAGATCGAGATTCTGCGACGCTGGATCGCCGAGGGGGCCGAGTGGGGCAGCCACTGGGCGTTTGAGAAACCGGTGCGTCCGGAAGTACCGAAGTCAGAAGCCAATGCAATCGATTTTTTTATTCGCAAACGATTGCAACAAAATAATTTGCGACCGTCGGTTCAGGCCGACCGGCGGACTCTGATTCGCCGTGTCACCTTGGATTTGACCGGATTGCCGCCAACGCCCGAGCAGGTCGAGGCGTTTGTTGCTGACGATTCACCCGCTGCCTACGAAAACTTGGTCGACCGTTTGTTGCAGTCGCCGCACTATGGCGAGCGGATGGCGTGGCCATGGCTCGACGCGGCTCGTTATGCCGACACCAGCGGTTACCAAGGCGATCCGGTGCGTTCGATGTGGCCTTGGCGTGATTGGGTGGTCAACGCGCTGAACGACAACATGCCGTTTGATGAATTCACGATTCAGCAAATTGCGGGCGACTTGCTTCCGAATCGCACTCCGGAACAGCAGCTTGCGTCTGGGTTCAATCGCAATCACATGCATAATGGCGAAGGAGGCCGAATCGCCGAAGAAACGCGCGTCGATAATGTCTTTGACCGCACCGAAACGACGGGCACGGTTTGGTTGGGGCTGACGCTGCAGTGTGCTCGTTGTCACGACCACAAATTCGATCCGACCTCCAACGTGGACTACTTTGCCTTTACCGATTTCTTCAACCAAACCTCCGAAGAAGGGCGTATCGTCGGTGGACTGGCTGTTCCACCGGCAATGGACTATGTGCCCGCCGAAACACGCAGCGAACTTGAACAACAGCAGCGTCGCATCGATCAGTTGACGGCGCAGTTGCTAGAACCGTCCCACCAAGCAGACGCGGCCCAAGTCGCTTGGGAATTGCCTTGGAACGAAGCGAGTTTGACGAAGGATTCGCCGCAGTGGCATCCGCTCGATGCAACGCAGTCGCGTTCGACCGGCGGGGCCACGATCACGAAACGAGATGATTTTTCGTTGCATGTGACTGGCGAACGTCCTGAGAAGGATGTCTATGAAATCACGTTTGCTCCCCGAATGGACCGCATCAGCGGTATCCGGTTGGATGCGTTGGTGGATCCAACGTCGCCAGGAAAAGGAACGGGACGAGACGAAAATGGCAACTTTGTGTTGAGCGAAATCGAAGTTGCGACGCGTCCCGCGGATCTCGCTGACGCTAAAGGCACGCCGATCAAATTGGCACGTGCGAAAGCCGATTTTTCTCAAAGCGGACTTCCCGTTAGCGAGGCGATTGACGGTAAAAGCGGAAAGGATAACGGTTGGTCTGTTAGCGGACACACAAAGAAAGAACCGCGTTGGGCGGAGTTCTTTTTCGATCAACCCGTCAAACTCGGCGACACGACCGTGTTGAGTATCACGCTTCGTTTTGAATCGCAGCACACGCACCACACGCTGGCTCGGTTCCGTTTGAGCGCGACCGACATCAAGCAGCCCGAGGGAGATGACGCCAAAGTCGCCGAGATCTTGCTAAAGAATCCCTCACAACGAAGCGATGCGGATCGAGCGGCACTGCGAGAACATTTTCGCATGTATCACTGGGAACCGACGAATGAAATCGCTCGCAAACTGACCGCGGCTCGCCGCCAGCTTTCCCAACTGCAGTCCAAGTCAAAACCCGTGCCAGTGATGGTGATGGACACGCGAGAGAAACCTCGCGAAACCTTTGTTTTAGTCAAAGGAATCTATAACGATGTGACGGATCATAAAGTCGTTGCCAACGTCCCGAGCATGTTGCCGCCATTGCCCGAGAAAGCGGACGGCACGCCGCCGACACGACTCGATCTCGCCCGCTGGATCGTATCGCCCGAAAACCCACTGACAGCTCGTGTGACCGTGAACCGCTATTGGCAGACTTTTTTTGGCCGCGGGATTGTTTCGACGATGGACGATTTTGGTTTGCAGGGGACGCAGCCGACGCACCCCGATTTGCTGGATTGGTTAGCGGTTGAATTTGTCGAGTCCGGCTGGGACGTCAAGAAGATGCATCGCTTGATCGTGACCAGCGATACGTATCGACAATCCGCCCAGGTGACGTCCGAGTTGCTAGAGCAGGACCCCGAGAACATCCTGCTTTCACGGGCACCACGTTATCGCATGCCATCGTGGATGATTCGCGATCATGCATTGGCGGCAAGCGGGTTATTGAATCCGACGCGGGGCGGACCGCCCGTCAAACCGTACCAACCCGACGGGATTTGGGCCGAGGCGACGTTTGGCAAAATTCGTTATCAAGCCGATACGGGCGAGAAACTGTATCGCCGCTCGTTGTACACATTTTGGCGTCGCATCGTAGGGCCGACGGTGTTCTTTGATTCGGCCAAACGACAAACATGCGAAGTCAAGATGAACTTGACCAACACCCCGCTACATGCGCTGACGACATTAAACGACGTTACCTACGTCGAGGCGGCTCGCGTGTTGGCAGAACGAATCATCAACGAACACGAACGCAAAAGCGATCGGATGACCGCGGCGTTCGTCAAGCTGACCTCACGACCACCCACTTCGGCGGAACTCGAACTGCTAACAAAACGTGTGGATGCCTACGTCGACGAATTTCGTAAGACTCCGGATAAAGCCGCCGAGCTATTGGCGATCGGCGACAAACCGCGAGACACGTCGCTGGACCCGGCCGAACACGCGGCCTACACCACCTTGTGCAACACGCTGATGAATCTCGACGAAGTATTGGTGAAACTATGA